Proteins encoded together in one Miscanthus floridulus cultivar M001 chromosome 16, ASM1932011v1, whole genome shotgun sequence window:
- the LOC136509997 gene encoding peroxidase 42-like, which produces MAMPTSTSTCKATLLMAFVAAAVLSTATTSWAQSPLQINFYGPSCPQAEATVRNVTAGIIANDPTMGAAFMRLFFHDCFVRGCDASILIDPTSSNTQVEKKAIALRGYAAVNTIKAAVEAVCPGVVSCADILAFAARDTAVVSGGFASFDMPSGRRDGTVSNFIEVLQNIPSPTFKLQDLINNFAKKGLDVDDLIILSGAHSFGQAHCSFCNGRLYPTVDPTMDATYASDLKTVCPAPGSNSGNPVINNNRVTDPNVLSNQYYSNLLAGKVLFVSDQQLMNTTYTAAKVANSSADAATWMSQFQTALVKMGSIQVLTGTAGQVRKFCNVVNSS; this is translated from the exons ATGGCGATGCCAACGTCGACGTCAACATGCAAGGCCACGCTGCTCATGGCGTTCGTCGCCGCTGCTGTGCTGAGCACGGCGACGACGTCGTGGGCACAGTCGCCGCTGCAGATCAACTTCTACGGCCCGTCGTGCCCGCAGGCGGAGGCGACGGTGCGCAACGTCACCGCGGGGATCATCGCCAACGACCCCACCATGGGCGCCGCCTTCATGCGCCTcttcttccacgactgcttcgtcagG GGGTGCGACGCCTCCATCCTGATCGACCCGACCAGCAGCAACACGCAGGTGGAGAAGAAGGCGATCGCGCTGCGCGGGTACGCCGCCGTGAACACGATCAAGGCGGCCGTGGAGGCGGTCTGCCCCGGCGTGGTCTCCTGCGCCGACATCCTGGCCTTCGCGGCGCGGGACACGGCGGTCGTCTCCGGCGGCTTCGCCAGCTTCGACATGCCCTCGGGCCGCCGCGACGGGACGGTGTCCAACTTCATCGAAGTGCTGCAGAACATCCCGTCGCCGACCTTCAAGCTCCAGGATCTCATCAACAACTTCGCCAAGAAGGGCCTCGACGTCGACGACCTCATCATTCTCTCCGGCGCGCACTCCTTCGGCCAGGCGCACTGCTCCTTCTGCAACGGCCGGCTGTACCCCACCGTCGACCCCACCATGGACGCCACCTACGCCTCCGATCTCAAGACGGTGTGCCCGGCGCCGGGCAGCAACAGCGGCAACCCGGTGATCAACAACAACCGGGTGACCGACCCCAACGTGCTCAGCAACCAGTACTACAGCAACCTGCTGGCGGGGAAGGTGCTCTTCGTGTCGGACCAGCAGCTCATGAACACCACCTACACGGCGGCCAAGGTGGCCAACAGCTCCGCTGACGCTGCCACGTGGATGAGCCAGTTCCAAACGGCGCTGGTGAAGATGGGCAGCATCCAGGTGCTCACCGGGACGGCCGGACAGGTCAGGAAGTTCTGCAACGTCGTCAATAGCAGCTAG